One segment of Vibrio gazogenes DNA contains the following:
- a CDS encoding response regulator, which produces MNQRYLILCVDDEREILDSVVQDLDCFEDDFVVEAAQSVSEAKEVLSDCQQQEIPLALILCDHIMPEQTGIQFLIELNADPQTAKARKILLTGQAGLDDTVKAINHAGLDFYISKPWQGDALRQTIKHQLTQYMIQNESDLSPWMKILDTAEILTALSQRRREFGE; this is translated from the coding sequence ATGAATCAACGTTATTTGATCCTCTGTGTTGATGACGAACGGGAGATTTTAGACAGCGTGGTCCAAGACCTCGACTGTTTTGAAGATGATTTCGTCGTTGAAGCAGCCCAGTCGGTATCGGAAGCAAAAGAAGTCTTGTCTGACTGTCAACAACAAGAGATCCCTCTGGCACTGATTCTTTGTGATCACATTATGCCGGAACAGACAGGGATTCAATTTCTGATAGAGCTCAATGCCGATCCGCAAACAGCAAAGGCACGCAAGATTCTTTTGACCGGACAGGCTGGCCTTGATGATACCGTCAAAGCGATTAACCATGCTGGTTTGGATTTTTATATCAGTAAACCTTGGCAAGGCGATGCGCTTCGCCAAACCATTAAACACCAACTCACTCAGTATATGATTCAGAACGAATCTGATCTGTCACCCTGGATGAAAATACTGGACACAGCGGAAATACTTACAGCACTTTCACAACGACGTCGTGAATTTGGCGAGTAA
- a CDS encoding ATP-binding protein, whose amino-acid sequence MNHYAIICLDNNPISVEQYQHELTPFTGLFDLYCVDSISDAQYTLDFIHQRSQIVALVIACHHDALNGADFLIQLDKQSHTKDARKVLISAGKDIQVILSAVNEGRLDHALTKPLPDQILYQTAYKELTQFILDTESDNLLDYSQVLDQKQLLRAHVDNSMRHFRQGFIHDYHQMSDTELAEKVIVLLYAFFEQKDETHACRTYSPNHLLTQEGEENQFLWFITQGEVALFKRDELGHEREVVRHQKGNLVGGMSFVTGEASFSTAVTLTKTHVIKLDREVFAKVMHSNSQLLPLFTNLLLRHFNRRLQRSITTKLELQKTLESLEATQQQLVEREKLAVLGQLVAGVAHELNNPVAAIQRGAETLTEQIQWVFNTHTPALTEQATALLHRAMTVSPLSTSEERQRVKALENQLPDRSLAKKLVKLQLDHDRELIEQLTTDKTDAKAYVHQLEHYMKTGNALRSVLICAQRITDMVKGLKSYARKDDEGYLPVNIHEGIEDTLVIFENRLKRYQLIKEYAENSLVYGQPTALQQVWVNLLSNALDALPEHNGKIEIHTRQVEHQHRAYLCVTVNDNGTGIPAELQDRIFELNFTTKKEGNFGLGIGLSVCQQIIQQHQGWIQLNSQVGEGTTIDVYLPLVQSGIDKHMQP is encoded by the coding sequence GTGAACCACTACGCGATTATCTGCTTAGATAACAACCCGATCAGTGTGGAACAGTATCAGCATGAACTGACCCCTTTCACTGGCCTGTTCGATCTATATTGCGTCGATTCTATCAGCGACGCGCAGTATACACTGGATTTTATTCATCAACGTTCACAAATTGTTGCTTTAGTGATCGCCTGCCATCATGATGCACTCAATGGCGCAGATTTCTTAATTCAGCTTGACAAACAATCACATACCAAGGATGCCAGAAAAGTACTCATCAGTGCGGGGAAAGATATTCAGGTCATTCTGTCTGCCGTCAATGAAGGAAGATTGGATCACGCACTCACCAAGCCACTGCCTGACCAAATATTGTACCAAACCGCCTACAAAGAGCTGACCCAATTCATTCTCGACACCGAATCTGACAACTTATTAGACTACAGTCAAGTACTCGACCAGAAACAGCTCTTACGCGCCCATGTGGATAATTCCATGCGACATTTTCGTCAGGGATTTATTCATGATTATCATCAGATGAGTGACACAGAACTGGCAGAAAAGGTGATCGTTCTCCTGTATGCTTTCTTTGAGCAAAAGGATGAAACCCACGCGTGCCGGACTTACTCCCCGAATCACCTGCTCACCCAGGAAGGCGAAGAAAATCAGTTTCTCTGGTTTATCACGCAAGGAGAGGTTGCCCTGTTTAAGCGAGATGAACTGGGTCATGAACGCGAAGTCGTCCGGCATCAAAAAGGAAATCTGGTCGGTGGGATGTCATTTGTGACCGGAGAGGCTTCATTCTCAACGGCTGTCACCCTGACCAAAACCCATGTCATCAAGCTTGATCGAGAGGTTTTTGCCAAGGTGATGCATTCCAACAGTCAACTATTACCGCTGTTCACTAATTTACTTTTACGTCATTTTAACCGACGCCTACAGCGTAGTATTACCACAAAGCTGGAATTACAGAAAACGCTCGAGTCACTGGAAGCAACGCAGCAACAGTTAGTAGAACGGGAGAAGCTTGCCGTCCTCGGTCAACTTGTGGCTGGGGTCGCCCATGAACTGAATAACCCCGTTGCAGCAATTCAACGCGGCGCTGAAACGCTGACCGAGCAAATTCAGTGGGTGTTCAATACACACACACCGGCGTTGACAGAGCAAGCAACAGCGTTACTGCACCGTGCCATGACCGTCTCACCGCTTTCAACATCAGAAGAGAGACAGCGGGTGAAAGCACTGGAAAATCAGTTGCCGGATCGCAGCCTCGCCAAAAAATTAGTCAAATTACAACTGGATCATGATCGTGAGCTCATCGAACAGCTCACAACAGACAAGACTGATGCCAAAGCGTACGTTCATCAGCTTGAGCATTATATGAAAACAGGTAATGCGCTGCGGTCCGTGCTTATCTGCGCTCAACGGATCACAGATATGGTCAAAGGTCTGAAAAGTTATGCGCGTAAAGACGATGAAGGCTATCTTCCCGTCAATATTCATGAGGGCATTGAAGATACCTTGGTCATTTTTGAAAACCGACTCAAAAGATATCAACTGATTAAAGAATATGCAGAAAATTCATTAGTTTATGGCCAGCCTACCGCATTACAGCAAGTCTGGGTCAACCTACTGTCGAATGCACTCGATGCGCTTCCTGAACACAATGGCAAGATTGAAATACACACCCGTCAGGTCGAACATCAACATCGCGCTTACTTGTGTGTTACCGTGAACGATAATGGGACAGGCATTCCGGCTGAACTCCAAGATAGAATTTTTGAACTAAACTTTACCACCAAAAAAGAAGGAAACTTCGGTCTCGGGATCGGCCTTTCAGTTTGTCAGCAGATTATTCAACAACACCAAGGCTGGATTCAACTCAATTCACAAGTGGGTGAAGGCACAACGATTGATGTTTATCTCCCCCTCGTTCAATCGGGCATTGATAAACACATGCAACCATGA
- a CDS encoding HDOD domain-containing protein codes for MNHVSFFWLPSDQQALFQAIETEFAQLVELSIRSGKIELPPIPQVVLEIQKLCLDEATTVTDVAECLIDDPGLTAVVLRIANSVIFNSRSIAYSDINTAVSRLGIFRVRDIVTAQAVKQMKYSVNLQDDCNQILRQSATNSRKLCATMVLVTNAFKQLDPQEYAYLESDKALLVGLLADIGLFCLLNEYHLYLEQGNYLDHDLAMRIFESRCNRTSYHVLKTWGFDQDFLSVASNRERPHKPKEVSYLDIAKIAYHLLLFREQDESIDDHEVEINATGAEVLYELSNLSDNDFKSQIRSIIHSSGF; via the coding sequence ATGAATCACGTCTCTTTTTTTTGGCTTCCGAGTGATCAACAAGCCTTATTTCAGGCGATTGAAACCGAATTTGCCCAACTGGTTGAATTGTCTATACGAAGCGGAAAGATAGAACTCCCTCCGATCCCTCAGGTTGTGCTGGAAATCCAGAAACTCTGTTTGGATGAAGCGACGACTGTCACTGATGTCGCGGAATGTCTGATCGATGATCCGGGCTTAACGGCGGTTGTCCTACGTATTGCGAATTCCGTCATTTTTAATTCAAGAAGTATTGCCTATAGCGATATCAACACCGCTGTATCCAGACTGGGAATTTTTCGGGTCAGAGACATTGTCACTGCACAAGCAGTGAAACAAATGAAATACTCGGTGAATCTTCAGGATGACTGTAATCAGATCCTGCGTCAAAGTGCGACCAACTCACGAAAGCTATGTGCAACGATGGTCTTGGTCACCAATGCATTTAAACAGCTGGACCCACAGGAATATGCTTATCTGGAATCAGACAAAGCATTGCTGGTCGGTCTATTAGCGGATATCGGGTTATTCTGTTTACTCAATGAGTACCATCTCTATCTTGAACAAGGCAACTACCTTGATCATGACTTGGCTATGCGTATTTTTGAATCTCGCTGTAACCGAACCAGCTATCATGTCCTCAAAACATGGGGATTTGATCAGGACTTTCTTTCTGTGGCATCCAACAGAGAGAGACCACATAAACCCAAAGAGGTTTCTTATCTTGATATTGCCAAGATTGCTTACCACTTACTGTTATTTCGCGAGCAAGATGAAAGCATTGACGATCATGAGGTTGAAATCAACGCAACGGGTGCGGAAGTCTTATATGAACTAAGTAACTTATCAGATAACGACTTTAAATCTCAGATTCGTTCGATTATTCATTCATCTGGATTTTAA
- a CDS encoding DUF4250 domain-containing protein — MDFSMIDRLDNSILLGIVNEKLRLECESFDDLVTTYEFNSQAVLDKLGHLGYQYDPLTNQFKAEN; from the coding sequence ATGGACTTTTCAATGATTGATCGTTTAGACAACTCGATTTTACTGGGTATCGTCAATGAGAAACTGCGGCTCGAATGTGAGAGTTTTGATGATTTAGTGACCACTTATGAGTTCAACTCTCAAGCAGTACTCGATAAGTTAGGTCATCTGGGCTATCAGTATGATCCGCTCACCAACCAGTTTAAAGCCGAAAACTGA
- a CDS encoding TfoX/Sxy family DNA transformation protein, which yields MIATKFFDYLMERENFDTKSIFGDIGLFWQDAMFALISTNHIYIRGGGVLDEKLNALNCSKYVFVKKQSISKVNYYDVTELFQSGYPYLGELISRSKALAIFQKKQKYSLSNRRLRDLPNLHLTIERMMKKSGIPDVATFFKLGALKAFIKVRQLYGTTTDIKLLWKFVGAIEEIHWKLIPEKRKQQLLTECCILMGIEEG from the coding sequence ATGATAGCAACAAAATTTTTTGATTACTTAATGGAAAGAGAAAACTTTGACACGAAGTCAATATTTGGGGATATAGGGCTATTTTGGCAAGATGCCATGTTTGCTTTAATCAGCACTAATCATATTTATATTCGAGGAGGCGGTGTTCTGGATGAAAAATTAAATGCGCTAAATTGCTCAAAATATGTCTTTGTTAAAAAACAAAGTATTTCTAAAGTGAATTATTATGATGTTACTGAATTGTTTCAATCCGGTTATCCTTATTTGGGAGAGTTGATCAGCCGTTCCAAGGCATTGGCTATTTTTCAGAAAAAGCAAAAGTATTCATTATCGAACCGACGTTTGAGGGATTTACCCAATTTACACTTGACTATCGAGCGAATGATGAAGAAATCGGGGATTCCGGATGTTGCCACATTCTTTAAATTGGGTGCTTTGAAAGCTTTTATCAAAGTTAGGCAACTGTACGGCACAACGACAGATATTAAACTGTTATGGAAGTTTGTGGGAGCCATTGAAGAAATTCACTGGAAGCTGATCCCGGAAAAGCGCAAGCAGCAGTTGTTGACTGAATGCTGCATCCTGATGGGAATAGAGGAGGGATAA
- the panP gene encoding pyridoxal-dependent aspartate 1-decarboxylase PanP, which produces MVVKNKTAEANFDSLLRIFTVPEGPGSTLTQIEEEISQNLNQFLREHIVSEEKPLKTIEQDFLSSQIPEQPTFVSEHTQHLLDKVVAQSVHTSAPSFIGHMTSALPYFLMPLSKIMIALNQNLVKIETSKAFTPLERQVIGMLHRLIYAGNEEFYTQWMHSANHSLGAFCSGGTIANITALWVARNNALKAQGTFQGVEKEGLFRAMKHYGYEGLAILVSERGHYSLKKAADLLGIGQQGLVVIPTDEHNRIIPDELKTTIQRLKQQQILPFAVVGVAGTTETGNIDPLAEMAAICQQEQCHFHVDAAWGGATLMSHQYRHLLNGIEQADSVTIDAHKQLYLPMGAGMVIFKSPTSSHAIEHHAQYILREGSKDLGSRTLEGSRSGMAMLVYACMHIISRAGYELLINESIQKAAYFADLIGQQDDFELVSEPELCLLTYRYVPQQARLALQHSSGDTLAQLNQQLNELTKFIQKKQRESGKSFVSRTQLTPKRWQYLNTIVFRVVLANPLTTKDILHAVLEEQRHIATLAPTLLRQIQRSAESILSSNI; this is translated from the coding sequence ATGGTTGTAAAAAACAAAACAGCGGAAGCCAATTTTGATAGCCTGCTTCGAATTTTTACCGTACCGGAAGGTCCTGGGTCCACACTGACCCAAATCGAAGAAGAAATTTCTCAGAACCTCAATCAGTTCTTACGAGAGCATATCGTTTCCGAAGAAAAACCGCTAAAAACAATTGAGCAAGATTTCCTATCTTCACAGATTCCGGAACAACCGACATTTGTCTCTGAACATACCCAGCATTTGTTGGATAAGGTCGTTGCTCAGTCGGTTCATACATCGGCTCCTAGCTTTATCGGTCATATGACATCGGCACTCCCCTATTTTTTGATGCCGCTGTCCAAAATCATGATTGCTCTGAATCAAAATCTAGTCAAAATTGAAACATCAAAAGCCTTTACACCACTCGAACGTCAAGTCATCGGCATGTTACACCGACTGATCTATGCGGGTAATGAAGAGTTCTATACTCAGTGGATGCATAGTGCCAACCATTCACTGGGAGCATTTTGCTCAGGTGGAACGATCGCCAATATCACGGCCCTATGGGTCGCCCGCAATAATGCACTCAAAGCTCAGGGTACATTTCAGGGGGTCGAGAAGGAAGGTCTGTTCCGAGCCATGAAACATTATGGCTATGAAGGATTAGCAATTCTGGTCTCCGAACGCGGTCATTATTCGTTAAAAAAAGCAGCGGATTTACTGGGAATCGGCCAGCAAGGTCTAGTTGTCATTCCGACGGATGAACATAATCGAATTATACCCGACGAGCTAAAAACAACTATTCAACGGCTGAAGCAACAACAGATCTTACCATTTGCAGTGGTCGGTGTTGCCGGGACAACGGAAACAGGCAATATCGATCCGCTCGCTGAAATGGCCGCAATCTGTCAGCAGGAACAGTGTCATTTCCATGTCGATGCAGCATGGGGTGGTGCAACATTGATGTCGCATCAATACCGTCATCTGTTAAACGGTATCGAACAAGCCGATTCAGTGACCATCGATGCCCATAAACAACTCTACCTCCCGATGGGCGCTGGAATGGTGATATTTAAATCACCCACATCAAGCCATGCGATTGAGCATCATGCCCAATATATTCTTCGCGAAGGCTCGAAAGATTTAGGTAGCCGGACACTCGAAGGCTCCCGCTCCGGCATGGCAATGTTGGTTTATGCATGTATGCATATCATCAGTCGTGCGGGTTATGAATTGCTGATCAATGAAAGTATTCAAAAAGCGGCTTATTTTGCCGATCTCATTGGTCAGCAGGATGACTTCGAACTCGTTTCAGAGCCTGAGCTGTGTTTACTGACTTATCGTTATGTTCCTCAACAAGCACGTCTCGCCTTGCAACACAGCTCTGGTGATACGCTCGCCCAACTCAATCAACAATTGAACGAACTGACAAAATTTATTCAGAAAAAGCAAAGAGAATCCGGAAAGTCATTTGTTTCCCGAACGCAACTGACACCAAAACGTTGGCAGTACCTCAATACCATTGTTTTCCGTGTCGTGCTTGCCAACCCGTTAACTACAAAAGATATCTTACATGCAGTTTTAGAAGAACAGCGGCATATTGCCACACTCGCCCCGACATTACTGCGTCAAATCCAACGCTCAGCAGAAAGCATTCTGTCAAGCAACATATAA
- a CDS encoding YgiQ family radical SAM protein produces MHSATTPIHQYEPYWAKCFGHAPFLPTSRQEMDQLGWDSCDVIIVTGDAYVDHPSFGMAIIGRLLEAQGFRVGIISQPAWHNKNDFMALGQPNLFFGITAGNMDSMINRYTADKKLRHDDAYTPGNEGGKRPDRATLVYSQRCREAYKETPIILGGIEASLRRVAHYDYWSDKIRRSILFDAKADLLLFGNAERALVEVAHRLAQGEAIQSMTHIRGTAVIRSQAPDNYRVIDSSRIEKPGKPFVPTNPYQAEPDCETNTTSETAAQPITIRPSRHDAETTAVRLPSYEKLVNDRILYAHASRVLHLETNPYSGRALIQKHGDRELWVNQAPIPLSTEEMDFVFGLPYARVPHPRYGKAKIPAYDMIKTSVNIMRGCFGGCSFCSITEHEGRIIQNRSKESILEELQEIRDKVPGFTGTISDLGGPTANMYRLGCSDPKAEANCRRPSCVFPGICHKLNTDHKHTIDLYRSARQVEGIKKVLIASGVRYDLAIESPEYVKELVTHHVGGYLKIAPEHTEKGPLDLMMKPGMGTYEQFKTMFEQYSAEAGKKQYLIPYFISAHPGTEDEDMLNLALWLKKNNFECDQVQNFYPSPMCNATAMYHAETNPLKRVKYKKRDIVPVAKGERQRRLHKALLRYHDPNNWPLIRQALVDMGKKYLIGDGPHCLIPADDQHKQTPAQRRQSGRHGAKRFATKHSKSQPGFAPLREGRDRSQGTRSQETSSQPAKSQQRGKNTAKSKRVKAS; encoded by the coding sequence ATGCACAGCGCCACAACGCCAATTCATCAGTATGAACCCTATTGGGCCAAATGCTTTGGTCACGCACCTTTTCTGCCAACCAGCAGACAAGAAATGGACCAGTTGGGCTGGGATAGCTGTGATGTCATCATCGTCACCGGTGATGCCTATGTTGATCACCCAAGCTTTGGTATGGCGATAATCGGTCGTCTGCTCGAAGCACAGGGATTCCGGGTCGGCATTATTTCGCAACCGGCATGGCATAACAAAAATGATTTTATGGCGTTGGGGCAGCCAAATCTGTTCTTTGGTATCACTGCCGGCAACATGGACTCAATGATCAATCGTTATACCGCAGATAAAAAACTACGTCATGATGATGCCTACACACCCGGAAATGAGGGTGGAAAACGGCCGGATCGAGCGACACTGGTCTATTCTCAACGCTGCCGCGAAGCCTATAAAGAAACACCGATTATTTTAGGTGGTATCGAAGCCAGTCTGCGTCGTGTCGCCCATTATGATTACTGGTCCGATAAAATCCGTCGTTCGATCTTATTTGATGCCAAAGCTGACCTGTTACTGTTTGGTAATGCTGAACGAGCCTTGGTTGAAGTGGCCCACCGACTGGCACAAGGAGAAGCGATTCAGTCGATGACACATATTCGGGGCACAGCCGTGATCCGCTCGCAAGCCCCTGATAACTATCGAGTCATCGACTCTTCACGGATAGAAAAGCCGGGGAAACCGTTTGTGCCGACCAATCCTTATCAGGCAGAACCCGACTGTGAAACCAATACTACCAGCGAGACCGCGGCACAACCGATTACCATTCGACCTTCCCGTCATGATGCTGAAACGACTGCGGTTCGTCTCCCGTCGTATGAAAAACTGGTCAATGACCGGATTCTTTATGCACACGCAAGTCGGGTGCTTCATTTGGAAACCAACCCATACTCAGGACGAGCCCTGATACAAAAACATGGTGATCGAGAATTATGGGTCAATCAGGCGCCGATTCCGCTGTCTACTGAAGAAATGGATTTCGTGTTTGGCCTGCCTTACGCCCGGGTTCCGCATCCTCGCTACGGAAAAGCGAAAATTCCGGCCTACGATATGATCAAAACATCGGTCAATATTATGCGTGGCTGCTTTGGCGGTTGTTCTTTCTGTTCAATCACCGAACACGAAGGCCGAATCATTCAGAATCGTTCGAAAGAATCGATTCTGGAAGAGTTGCAAGAAATTCGCGACAAGGTTCCCGGCTTTACCGGCACAATCTCTGATCTCGGCGGGCCGACGGCCAACATGTATCGTTTAGGCTGCTCGGATCCGAAAGCCGAAGCCAATTGCCGCCGCCCTTCCTGTGTATTCCCGGGCATCTGCCATAAGCTCAATACGGACCACAAACATACGATTGATTTATACCGTTCAGCTCGCCAAGTGGAAGGCATCAAGAAAGTATTGATTGCTTCCGGTGTCCGTTACGACTTAGCTATCGAATCACCGGAATATGTCAAAGAACTGGTGACTCATCATGTCGGCGGCTACCTGAAAATTGCACCGGAACATACTGAGAAAGGGCCGTTAGATCTAATGATGAAGCCCGGGATGGGCACTTACGAACAGTTCAAAACGATGTTTGAGCAATACAGTGCTGAAGCCGGGAAAAAACAGTATTTAATCCCCTATTTCATCTCAGCGCATCCCGGCACCGAAGATGAAGATATGTTGAATTTGGCGCTATGGCTGAAGAAAAATAATTTCGAATGCGACCAAGTTCAAAATTTTTACCCATCCCCGATGTGTAACGCCACAGCCATGTACCATGCGGAGACTAATCCTCTCAAACGCGTTAAATATAAAAAGCGGGATATTGTTCCGGTGGCTAAAGGAGAACGTCAGCGCCGTTTGCATAAAGCATTACTTCGCTATCATGATCCGAATAACTGGCCATTAATCCGACAAGCTCTGGTCGATATGGGGAAAAAATATCTGATTGGAGACGGACCACACTGTCTGATTCCGGCAGATGATCAACACAAGCAAACACCGGCGCAGCGCAGACAATCCGGCAGGCACGGAGCGAAGCGTTTTGCGACCAAACACAGCAAATCTCAACCGGGATTTGCACCATTACGCGAGGGACGCGATCGATCTCAGGGAACGCGATCTCAGGAAACGTCATCTCAGCCAGCGAAATCCCAGCAACGTGGCAAAAATACTGCCAAATCCAAACGGGTAAAAGCATCGTAA
- the serC gene encoding 3-phosphoserine/phosphohydroxythreonine transaminase, whose amino-acid sequence MELKSDTVYNFSAGPAALPKAVMEQAQSEFINWNQLGTSVMEISHRSKEFIQVAQEAEQDFRDLLNIPDNYKVLFCQGGARAQFAAVPLNLLGQSTKATYIDAGYWAESAIDEASRYCNVDTFDAKTDIDGQSAVKPASEWQIAPDSAYVHFCPNETIDGIEINDLPVTDKPIVADMSSNILSREIDVSQYGVIYAGAQKNIGPAGITIVIVRDDLLELAHKMLPSVLSYKELAEKDSMFNTPPTYAWYLSGLVFKWLKSQGGVKAIEQINREKAETIYGYIDQSSFYRNTIHPNNRSRMNVPFQLAKPELDGKFLELAKERGLVALKGHRAVGGMRASIYNAMTLAGVQALVAFMQEFEAEYA is encoded by the coding sequence ATGGAGTTAAAGTCTGACACCGTGTATAACTTCAGTGCAGGCCCTGCAGCTTTACCAAAAGCCGTAATGGAACAAGCGCAATCCGAATTTATCAACTGGAACCAACTGGGCACATCGGTGATGGAAATCAGCCATCGCAGTAAAGAGTTTATTCAAGTCGCTCAAGAGGCGGAGCAGGACTTTCGGGATCTGTTGAATATTCCTGATAATTATAAAGTCCTGTTTTGTCAGGGTGGTGCCAGAGCTCAATTTGCGGCGGTGCCGTTGAACTTATTGGGTCAGTCAACCAAGGCAACTTATATTGATGCCGGATATTGGGCAGAGAGTGCGATCGATGAAGCGAGTCGATACTGCAACGTCGATACATTTGATGCCAAAACTGATATTGACGGACAATCAGCTGTGAAACCTGCCAGTGAATGGCAAATTGCACCGGATTCCGCGTATGTCCACTTCTGTCCGAATGAAACCATTGATGGTATTGAAATTAATGATCTGCCGGTCACGGATAAACCCATCGTGGCAGATATGTCTTCCAATATTCTGTCTCGGGAAATTGATGTCAGTCAGTACGGTGTGATTTATGCCGGTGCTCAGAAAAATATCGGACCGGCTGGGATTACGATTGTTATCGTTCGGGATGATTTACTTGAACTGGCCCATAAAATGTTACCAAGTGTTCTGAGCTATAAAGAACTGGCGGAAAAAGATTCAATGTTCAATACGCCCCCGACATATGCTTGGTATCTTTCTGGTTTGGTCTTTAAATGGCTGAAAAGTCAGGGTGGGGTCAAAGCAATTGAGCAGATCAATCGTGAAAAAGCCGAGACAATCTATGGCTACATCGATCAGTCGTCATTCTATCGCAATACGATTCACCCGAACAATCGGTCTCGGATGAATGTTCCGTTCCAGTTGGCAAAACCTGAACTGGACGGAAAATTCCTTGAGCTAGCCAAAGAAAGAGGTTTGGTGGCATTGAAAGGGCACCGTGCCGTAGGTGGTATGCGAGCGTCAATTTATAATGCAATGACATTAGCAGGTGTTCAGGCATTGGTTGCGTTTATGCAAGAATTCGAAGCGGAATATGCATAA
- a CDS encoding DUF945 family protein: MNQLQKVAAVGGAVCLMACWPLVVGQIAERVFQNNIGNIENQLVTAKVLNYDRGYLSSHVQTEIQVTDPGLKAQMQNDDLPTSWIFNSDVKHGFFSIDAVTQLDNQPDEPLKIVTQTQLNGNTHFEIDSQVTHYQGTTWSMTSTPMSLSGDVTTLGEIDYRLNVPSVQFSHADLQISLNNLYSNGQGKKEKGFWIGSQTLQVDKMVMSDDSGLGDFILENVGYQNTSSMDADRARYDTRQQFNIAKISAQDGVVEHLNVIFSMGQLDVDSLAKIAEILEHYADITPADAQNLQQALDQLVAKGFSMALEQLDIGLTQGQIESKVDLKLPADMQGTPQDPIEIVKKLTGHVESQVPKAVADAFPVLRQGVDELVTMKMMRENGDAYQMKATVQDGDLVFESGKKVPLMVILMSMMMQM; encoded by the coding sequence ATGAATCAACTTCAAAAAGTAGCAGCAGTTGGCGGTGCGGTCTGCTTGATGGCTTGTTGGCCATTAGTCGTCGGACAGATAGCCGAAAGAGTATTTCAAAACAATATTGGCAATATTGAGAACCAGTTGGTGACCGCAAAAGTGCTGAATTATGACCGTGGATATCTTTCGTCACATGTTCAAACTGAGATTCAGGTGACTGATCCGGGTTTAAAAGCCCAGATGCAGAATGATGATTTACCCACGTCATGGATTTTTAACAGTGATGTGAAACATGGCTTTTTTTCGATTGATGCGGTTACTCAGTTAGATAATCAGCCGGATGAGCCGCTAAAAATCGTGACGCAGACACAACTCAACGGCAATACCCATTTTGAAATCGATAGCCAAGTGACGCATTATCAGGGCACCACATGGTCGATGACATCCACACCAATGTCCTTGTCTGGTGATGTGACAACGTTAGGTGAAATTGATTACCGGTTGAATGTCCCATCAGTGCAGTTTAGTCATGCCGACCTTCAAATCAGTTTAAATAATCTTTATAGCAATGGTCAGGGTAAGAAAGAAAAAGGATTCTGGATTGGTTCTCAAACACTCCAAGTCGATAAAATGGTGATGTCTGATGATTCAGGACTCGGTGATTTTATTTTAGAGAATGTTGGGTATCAGAATACCTCATCAATGGATGCGGATCGGGCCCGATATGATACTCGCCAACAGTTTAACATTGCCAAAATTTCGGCTCAGGATGGTGTGGTTGAACATCTGAACGTGATTTTCTCGATGGGGCAGCTTGATGTCGATAGTTTGGCGAAAATCGCTGAGATATTGGAGCACTATGCCGATATCACGCCGGCTGATGCGCAAAATTTACAGCAAGCACTTGATCAATTGGTTGCCAAAGGTTTTTCAATGGCGTTAGAACAGTTGGATATCGGTTTAACACAAGGACAAATCGAGTCCAAAGTTGATCTGAAATTGCCAGCAGATATGCAAGGCACCCCACAAGACCCAATAGAAATTGTCAAAAAACTGACAGGGCATGTGGAAAGTCAAGTGCCTAAAGCGGTTGCTGATGCTTTTCCTGTATTGCGACAAGGTGTCGATGAATTGGTGACCATGAAGATGATGCGAGAAAATGGTGATGCCTATCAGATGAAGGCAACTGTGCAAGATGGCGACCTTGTGTTTGAAAGTGGGAAAAAAGTACCGCTGATGGTGATATTGATGTCCATGATGATGCAAATGTAA